A genomic region of Miscanthus floridulus cultivar M001 chromosome 3, ASM1932011v1, whole genome shotgun sequence contains the following coding sequences:
- the LOC136542196 gene encoding histone H2A-like, translated as MDASGAGSKAKKGAAGRKAGGPRKKSVSRSVKAGLQFPVGRIGRYLKKGRYAQRVGTGAPVYLAAVLEYLAAEVLELAGNAARDNKKTRIIPRHVLLAIRNDEELGKLLAGVTIAHGGVLPNINPVLLPKKVAEKAASGGSKEAKSPKKAAKAPKKA; from the coding sequence ATGGACGCCAGCGGAGCCGGCAGCAAGGCGAAGAAGGGGGCGGCCGGGCGCAAGGCGGGCGGCCCCAGGAAGAAGTCGGTGTCGCGGTCCGTCAAGGCCGGGCTGCAGTTCCCCGTCGGCCGGATCGGGCGGTACCTCAAGAAGGGCCGGTACGCGCAGCGCGTGGGCACCGGCGCCCCCGTCTACCTCGCCGCCGTGCTGGAGTACCTCGCCGCCGAGGTGCTGGAGCTGGCCGGGAACGCGGCTAGGGACAACAAGAAGACGCGCATCATCCCGCGCCACGTGCTCCTGGCCATACGCAACGACGAGGAGCTCGGGAAGCTGCTGGCCGGCGTCACCATCGCGCACGGCGGCGTCCTCCCCAACATCAACCCGGTGCTCCTGCCCAAGAAGGTGGCCGAGAAGGCGGCCAGCGGCGGCAGCAAGGAGGCCAAGTCCCCGAAGAAGGCCGCCAAGGCCCCCAAGAAGGCTTAG
- the LOC136542194 gene encoding uncharacterized protein, with the protein MTGALEFVAMEVQPAEERAVAATKLLQSLDAGRQRREYLKEHQSPRADYTKHADLLSRKLARCWKKFTLSKKTTLALVQAFGSSGINGKYVKNISFENLAMSMESPPVLQATRALLDRLERRFVISSSAPVENVDHLLKHLAVPPRRKPAAPRRTRSSSVGTTAPAAVAKRPVTVTQSSQENRLPRYSLRVVLCAYMILAHPSAVLSGQREGDTQLMESAASFVEELELLTKTVLDGPLVSAVQRKFRDQLAAFDKAWCAYLYRFVAWKVKDATLLEGDLVRAACKLELSMMQTCKLTADGRSPSRLTHDMKAIQRQVADDQKLLRDKVHLLSGGPGVARMDSALSDTRSKFFEAKKDAGPVQKPVADDVSAPALSINSSSGSSSPSPVKQPTENERMVTEMLHQDDGGAFAGKSDSAAGPAADAENAFQEKVRETMEKAFWDLVTDSMRGDKPDYSQLVRLVKEVRDSLHELSPKEWKEEILEKIDVEILSQVLGSGSQDAQYLGQILQYSLGMVRRLSAAAKEDQMRKSHDKLLTELAASSEADADGTATSSFVVDAVKGLRFALEEIKELQAEVSKARIQMAMQRIIQGSTGVDYLQNAFGDRYGPPASAGASLPLTVRWISTSKNVARQEWREHLGSVSAVPSAALVPVLRAGHGAAVRQPSSSSPAAAGGVSGQPECKGDELDKLIRIGLLQLVSSVEGLQMQSTPESFQINLMRLRALQSQFQQVIVIATSMLILRQVLMGESSKATAQELDNATAELFKALVKMLDASPDAGAEEIVEAMMSASAAVGSPSEEEKIQGRRQTTARVLLKSLQPGDVVFKMVSRAVFCAFRGVVLGGSGHKGQKLADVALRRVGAARLVDRVVKASEVLIKVATVSGMVHGPWYKALL; encoded by the exons ATGACGGGGGCTCTGGAGTTTGTGGCAATGGAGGTACAGCCGGCGGAGGAACGTGCGGTGGCGGCGACAAAGTTGCTGCAAAGTTTAGACGCTGGAAGGCAACGACGTGAGTACTTGAAGGAGCACCAAAGCCCTCGTGCTGATTACACCAAGCATGCAGATCTGCTTTCTAGGAAGCTAGCAAG ATGCTGGAAAAAATTCACTCTGTCCAAGAAGACGACACTGGCGCTGGTTCAGGCTTTCGGTTCCTCGGGAATCAACGGCAAGTATGTCAAGAACATATCGTTCGAAAACCTGGCCATGTCGATGGAGTCCCCTCCCGTTCTCCAGGCCACGAGGGCACTGCTCGATCGACTGGAGAGGCGTTTCGTGATCTCTAGCTCCGCGCCGGTGGAAAACGTCGACCATCTGCTGAAACACCTCGCTGTTCCCCCAAGGAGGAAGCCCGCCGCACCTCGACGTACTCGAAGCAGCAGCGTGGGAACGACAGCGCCGGCGGCAGTGGCAAAGAGACCGGTCACGGTCACCCAAAGTTCCCAAGAGAACCGACTGCCTAGGTACTCACTGAGGGTCGTGCTCTGTGCCTACATGATCCTGGCTCATCCAAGCGCGGTCTTGAGCGGGCAACGCGAGGGGGACACGCAGCTCATGGAGTCGGCGGCGAGCTTCGTCGAGGAGTTGGAGCTGCTGACGAAGACAGTACTCGATGGACCTTTGGTTTCGGCTGTTCAGAGGAAGTTCAGGGACCAGTTGGCTGCTTTCGACAAGGCGTGGTGCGCGTACCTCTACCGTTTCGTGGCGTGGAAGGTGAAAGACGCGACGTTGCTGGAGGGAGACCTTGTCAGGGCCGCGTGCAAGCTCGAGCTGTCGATGATGCAGACGTGCAAGCTGACCGCGGACGGTCGGTCGCCGAGCAGGCTCACCCATGATATGAAGGCGATCCAGCGACAGGTCGCCGATGACCAGAAGCTCCTGCGTGACAAGGTTCACCTACTGAGCGGCGGTCCTGGTGTCGCGCGGATGGACTCTGCTCTTTCGGACACCAGGTCGAAGTTCTTCGAAGCGAAGAAGGATGCAGGTCCAGTACAGAAACCTGTCGCAGACGACGTATCTGCCCCTGCCTTGAGCATCAATTCATCGTCAGGTAGTTCGTCACCATCACCAGTGAAGCAGCCGACAGAGAACGAGAGAATGGTGACTGAAATGCTTCATCAGGACGACGGCGGTGCTTTCGCTGGGAAATCTGACAGTGCTGCTGGTCCTGCTGCCGATGCCGAGAACGCTTTCCAGGAGAAAGTGAGGGAAACCATGGAGAAAGCGTTCTGGGATTTGGTCACGGACTCCATGAGAGGAGACAAACCTGATTACAGCCAGTTGGTCAGACTAGTCAAGGAAGTCAGGGACTCATTGCACGAGTTGTCTCCCAAGGAGTGGAAGGAGGAAATCCTTGAGAAAATCGACGTCGAAATTCTGTCTCAGGTACTCGGGTCAGGTTCCCAGGACGCACAATACTTGGGGCAGATCTTGCAGTATTCGCTGGGCATGGTGCGCAGGCTCTCCGCTGCGGCGAAGGAGGACCAGATGAGGAAAAGCCACGACAAGCTGCTGACCGAGTTGGCTGCGAGCTCTGAAGCTGATGCCGACGGCACCGCTACCAGCTCATTCGTCGTCGATGCCGTCAAGGGCCTGCGTTTCGCCCTGGAGGAAATAAAGGAGCTGCAAGCAGAAGTGAGCAAGGCGCGTATCCAGATGGCGATGCAACGGATCATACAAGGTTCTACGGGCGTGGACTACCTGCAGAACGCTTTCGGCGATCGCTACGGGCCTCCTGCCAGTGCAGGAgcttccctccctctgaccgtGCGATGGATTTCGACGTCGAAGAACGTCGCCCGACAAGAGTGGAGGGAACATCTAGGCTCTGTTTCAGCTGTGCCATCAGCAGCCCTCGTTCCGGTACtccgagctggccatggggctgcCGTACGCCAGCCGTCTTCTTCTTCGCCTGCAGCTGCAGGAGGCGTTTCTGGGCAGCCAGAGTGCAAGGGTGACGAGCTTGACAAGCTGATAAGGATTGGCCTGTTGCAGCTTGTTAGCAGCGTAGAGGGCTTGCAAATGCAGTCGACTCCTGAGAGCTTCCAGATTAATTTGATGAGGTTGAGGGCCTTGCAGAGCCAGTTCCAACAAGTCATCGTGATAGCTACAAG CATGCTCATCCTGCGTCAGGTTCTGATGGGCGAGAGCTCAAAGGCCACGGCTCAGGAACTGGATAACGCCACCGCAGAGCTCTTCAAGGCTCTCGTGAAGATGCTGGACGCCTCCCCTGACGCCGGCGCCGAAGAGATAGTGGAGGCGATGATGAGCGCGTCGGCGGCGGTTGGCTCACCATCGGAAGAAGAGAAGATCCAGGGCAGGAGGCAGACGACCGCCCGGGTGCTCCTCAAGAGCCTCCAGCCCGGCGACGTAGTCTTCAAGATGGTCTCCAGGGCCGTCTTCTGCGCCTTCCGCGGCGTCGTCCTCGGTGGCAGCGGCCACAAGGGCCAGAAGCTGGCTGACGTGGCGCTGCGCCGCGTCGGCGCGGCCAGGCTCGTCGATAGGGTGGTGAAGGCGTCCGAGGTGCTGATCAAGGTGGCCACGGTATCAGGGATGGTCCATGGCCCGTGGTACAAAGCTCTTCTGTGA